The proteins below are encoded in one region of Styela clava chromosome 4, kaStyClav1.hap1.2, whole genome shotgun sequence:
- the LOC120326650 gene encoding uncharacterized protein LOC120326650 isoform X1: MAEGGQLNQQHQQNIYNFHVYNVQNQREIVQARTTTFENVAEEIGQINILQAEEQQNAPNVEEDQAAQQPGVQNVGQQLAADNVPPQNIAEGVDALNLSSRNNEASQIGAIKKKDFQRESARDKLTQQKPLLSSNAAEGGNNSLKISMLRSRATALIGQTKFDKAATLLEELAQMQKCTELDTALMMVECYLQLEREMKGEKIINDVNRVIVTSSVDVKDIKIFAVELISNSAYIRAIILLWIASNIYKTQSRSPDDAINGIESCVSKTYDATTPMIKAGGRSKIIGVDYGIKYITEMLDDLRAIENADPVNKALKEVSCSQYIEQEWRTSFN; this comes from the exons ATGGCTGAAGGTGGACAGCTAAACCAACAGCATCAacagaatatatataattttcacGTTTATAACGTGCAGAACCAAAGGGAAATTGTACA AGCAAGGACGACAACGTTTGAGAATGTTGCAGAGGAGATTGGACAGATAAATATTCTACAGGCAGAAGAACAACAGAATGCTCCGAATGTCGAAGAAGACCAGGCAGCTCAGCAACCAGGTGTTCAGAATGTCGGACAACAACTAGCAGCTGACAACGTTCCACCACAAAATATTGCTGAAGGTGTCGATGCCTTAAATCTGTCATCAAGAAATAACGAGGCTTCTCAAATTGGTGCAATCAAAAAGAAAG ATTTTCAAAGAGAATCTGCAAGAGACAAACTGACTCAACAAAAACCACTATTATCTTCCAACGCTGCGGAAGGTGGGAATAACAGTCTGAAGATTTCAATGCTGCGAA GCAGAGCAACAGCTTTGATTGGACAAACCAAGTTTGATAAAGCAGCCACTCTACTTGAGGAACTTGCTCAAATGCAGAAATGTACAGAACTAGACACGGCACTCATGATGGTCGAATGTTATCTACAGCTTGAGAGAGAAATGAAAGGCGAAAAGATCATAAATGACGTCAATAGAGTAATCGTGACATCATCAGTGGACGTTAAGGACATCAAAATCTTCGCAGTTGAGTTGATTTCAAATTCCGCTTACATTCGCGCTATAATATTGCTTTGGATAGCAAGTAATATATACAAGACTCAATCAAGATCCCCCGATGATGCAATAAATGGAATTGAAAGTTGCGTCAGTAAGACATATGATGCCACTACGCCAATGATAAAAGCCGGCGGTCGATCTAAGATTATAGGAGTTGACTATGGCATAAAATACATTACAGAAATGCTAGATGATTTGCGTGCAATAGAAAACGCTGACCCAGTAAATAAAGCATTGAAAGAGGTATCGTGTTCGCAATATATAGAGCAAGAGTGGCGAACCTCTTTCAATTAG
- the LOC120326650 gene encoding uncharacterized protein LOC120326650 isoform X2, which produces MAEGGQLNQQHQQNIYNFHVYNVQNQREIVQARTTTFENVAEEIGQINILQAEEQQNAPNVEEDQAAQQPGVQNVGQQLAADNVPPQNIAEGVDALNLSSRNNEASQIGAIKKKDFQRESARDKLTQQKPLLSSNAAEGRATALIGQTKFDKAATLLEELAQMQKCTELDTALMMVECYLQLEREMKGEKIINDVNRVIVTSSVDVKDIKIFAVELISNSAYIRAIILLWIASNIYKTQSRSPDDAINGIESCVSKTYDATTPMIKAGGRSKIIGVDYGIKYITEMLDDLRAIENADPVNKALKEVSCSQYIEQEWRTSFN; this is translated from the exons ATGGCTGAAGGTGGACAGCTAAACCAACAGCATCAacagaatatatataattttcacGTTTATAACGTGCAGAACCAAAGGGAAATTGTACA AGCAAGGACGACAACGTTTGAGAATGTTGCAGAGGAGATTGGACAGATAAATATTCTACAGGCAGAAGAACAACAGAATGCTCCGAATGTCGAAGAAGACCAGGCAGCTCAGCAACCAGGTGTTCAGAATGTCGGACAACAACTAGCAGCTGACAACGTTCCACCACAAAATATTGCTGAAGGTGTCGATGCCTTAAATCTGTCATCAAGAAATAACGAGGCTTCTCAAATTGGTGCAATCAAAAAGAAAG ATTTTCAAAGAGAATCTGCAAGAGACAAACTGACTCAACAAAAACCACTATTATCTTCCAACGCTGCGGAAG GCAGAGCAACAGCTTTGATTGGACAAACCAAGTTTGATAAAGCAGCCACTCTACTTGAGGAACTTGCTCAAATGCAGAAATGTACAGAACTAGACACGGCACTCATGATGGTCGAATGTTATCTACAGCTTGAGAGAGAAATGAAAGGCGAAAAGATCATAAATGACGTCAATAGAGTAATCGTGACATCATCAGTGGACGTTAAGGACATCAAAATCTTCGCAGTTGAGTTGATTTCAAATTCCGCTTACATTCGCGCTATAATATTGCTTTGGATAGCAAGTAATATATACAAGACTCAATCAAGATCCCCCGATGATGCAATAAATGGAATTGAAAGTTGCGTCAGTAAGACATATGATGCCACTACGCCAATGATAAAAGCCGGCGGTCGATCTAAGATTATAGGAGTTGACTATGGCATAAAATACATTACAGAAATGCTAGATGATTTGCGTGCAATAGAAAACGCTGACCCAGTAAATAAAGCATTGAAAGAGGTATCGTGTTCGCAATATATAGAGCAAGAGTGGCGAACCTCTTTCAATTAG
- the LOC120326650 gene encoding uncharacterized protein LOC120326650 isoform X3, with product MAEGGQLNQQHQQNIYNFHVYNVQNQREIVQARTTTFENVAEEIGQINILQAEEQQNAPNVEEDQAAQQPGVQNVGQQLAADNVPPQNIAEGVDALNLSSRNNEASQIGAIKKKGRATALIGQTKFDKAATLLEELAQMQKCTELDTALMMVECYLQLEREMKGEKIINDVNRVIVTSSVDVKDIKIFAVELISNSAYIRAIILLWIASNIYKTQSRSPDDAINGIESCVSKTYDATTPMIKAGGRSKIIGVDYGIKYITEMLDDLRAIENADPVNKALKEVSCSQYIEQEWRTSFN from the exons ATGGCTGAAGGTGGACAGCTAAACCAACAGCATCAacagaatatatataattttcacGTTTATAACGTGCAGAACCAAAGGGAAATTGTACA AGCAAGGACGACAACGTTTGAGAATGTTGCAGAGGAGATTGGACAGATAAATATTCTACAGGCAGAAGAACAACAGAATGCTCCGAATGTCGAAGAAGACCAGGCAGCTCAGCAACCAGGTGTTCAGAATGTCGGACAACAACTAGCAGCTGACAACGTTCCACCACAAAATATTGCTGAAGGTGTCGATGCCTTAAATCTGTCATCAAGAAATAACGAGGCTTCTCAAATTGGTGCAATCAAAAAGAAAG GCAGAGCAACAGCTTTGATTGGACAAACCAAGTTTGATAAAGCAGCCACTCTACTTGAGGAACTTGCTCAAATGCAGAAATGTACAGAACTAGACACGGCACTCATGATGGTCGAATGTTATCTACAGCTTGAGAGAGAAATGAAAGGCGAAAAGATCATAAATGACGTCAATAGAGTAATCGTGACATCATCAGTGGACGTTAAGGACATCAAAATCTTCGCAGTTGAGTTGATTTCAAATTCCGCTTACATTCGCGCTATAATATTGCTTTGGATAGCAAGTAATATATACAAGACTCAATCAAGATCCCCCGATGATGCAATAAATGGAATTGAAAGTTGCGTCAGTAAGACATATGATGCCACTACGCCAATGATAAAAGCCGGCGGTCGATCTAAGATTATAGGAGTTGACTATGGCATAAAATACATTACAGAAATGCTAGATGATTTGCGTGCAATAGAAAACGCTGACCCAGTAAATAAAGCATTGAAAGAGGTATCGTGTTCGCAATATATAGAGCAAGAGTGGCGAACCTCTTTCAATTAG